In one window of Hymenobacter nivis DNA:
- a CDS encoding cytochrome c oxidase subunit II: MSALTIIAVLVLLLVVLGLLFRLQILSSIFSGSFTRDIGMSNSVNAILMLVFLVGGGGWFAYSFVQNYSKMNPPIASVHGHHMETMFWTTMTVIGVAFAITQTLLFVYAYKYQYKEGRRAYFFSHNNKIEVIWTIIPAIVMAALIFAGWKAWTRITGPAPKDSVVVELMGKQFNWLVRYPGRDLKLGVINYRLIDASNDFGIDLNDQASQDDFTVNEIHIPKGHPILFKIRSRDVLHAVYMPNFRVQMYAVPGMPTRFWFTPTMSTDEMRAKLGNPKFNYELACNQVCGKSHYAMKATVIVDEPDDYQNWFASQKSFASQNPDLVASFKKKAIQDIAKPNVPTESKEVAPVPLANASY; the protein is encoded by the coding sequence ATGTCTGCTCTTACTATTATAGCAGTTCTGGTACTGCTACTGGTCGTCCTCGGCTTGCTATTTCGTCTCCAGATTCTGTCTTCCATCTTCTCTGGATCATTTACTCGCGACATAGGCATGAGCAATAGCGTAAACGCTATTCTAATGCTCGTGTTCTTAGTTGGCGGCGGCGGATGGTTCGCTTATTCTTTTGTTCAGAACTATAGCAAAATGAATCCCCCGATTGCATCGGTTCATGGCCATCACATGGAAACGATGTTTTGGACAACGATGACAGTAATTGGTGTTGCCTTTGCAATCACCCAAACGCTGTTGTTTGTGTACGCCTACAAGTATCAGTACAAGGAGGGCCGTCGCGCTTACTTTTTTTCACACAACAATAAGATAGAGGTAATCTGGACTATCATCCCAGCCATTGTGATGGCTGCGCTCATTTTTGCCGGTTGGAAAGCATGGACGCGCATTACTGGCCCAGCTCCCAAGGACTCCGTGGTAGTGGAGTTGATGGGTAAGCAGTTCAACTGGTTGGTGCGTTATCCTGGTCGGGATTTGAAATTGGGTGTTATCAACTACCGCCTGATTGATGCTTCTAACGATTTCGGTATTGACCTTAACGATCAGGCGTCGCAGGATGATTTTACAGTGAACGAGATCCATATACCAAAAGGCCACCCGATACTATTCAAGATTCGTTCGCGTGATGTTTTGCACGCAGTGTACATGCCCAACTTTCGAGTGCAGATGTATGCCGTTCCAGGTATGCCTACTCGTTTTTGGTTTACCCCAACAATGTCTACCGATGAGATGCGTGCCAAGTTGGGCAATCCCAAGTTCAACTACGAGCTAGCGTGCAATCAGGTCTGTGGTAAAAGCCATTATGCAATGAAGGCAACTGTTATTGTAGATGAACCGGATGATTATCAGAACTGGTTTGCCTCACAAAAATCGTTTGCCTCACAAAACCCCGACTTGGTTGCTTCTTTTAAAAAGAAAGCAATCCAAGATATAGCGAAACCAAATGTGCCTACCGAATCAAAAGAAGTAGCACCGGTTCCTCTGGCTAACGCTTCTTACTAA
- a CDS encoding quinol:cytochrome C oxidoreductase — MATLTHQESATAEQLVVTDGARKIFFAIIIAGVVLLVVGLMAAIFHWGTGPEATGTATHGTGSPIWLKRLIISLWHSNLFFVGVSAVGTVFLAINYVAYAGWSVVIKRISEAFSVWLVPGGVIMLVVFLLGRHDIFHWTQEGVMTKGAANYDPIIAAKGGFLSGPFYIFRMVSYLTIWAAFSWKLRKLSLEEDLHGGTRYFHTSVTMSAGFLVLYAVTSSMSGWDWVMSVDVHWFSTLFGWYVFSSWWVSGIAGITLTAIFLKQNGYLRMLNANHLHDLGKLIFGFSIFWTYLWFSQFMLIWYANLPEEAVYFNQRLGGFNGQYTGLFFLNIVINFVFPFLALMTRDAKRQMIILKIVCIAILVGHWIDFYLMLMPGTMRGENGFLIEIGVAAIFLGAFLLLMTRRLAGALLIPVNHPFVEESVHHTT, encoded by the coding sequence ATGGCAACTCTGACGCATCAAGAAAGCGCCACGGCTGAGCAACTCGTCGTTACGGATGGCGCCCGTAAAATCTTTTTTGCCATCATAATTGCTGGCGTTGTACTACTGGTGGTGGGCCTTATGGCCGCTATCTTCCACTGGGGTACTGGGCCCGAAGCCACCGGAACGGCCACGCACGGGACCGGTAGTCCTATCTGGCTCAAGCGCTTAATCATAAGCTTGTGGCACAGTAACTTGTTTTTTGTCGGTGTCTCAGCCGTGGGTACGGTGTTCCTAGCTATCAACTACGTGGCCTATGCTGGCTGGTCGGTGGTAATAAAACGAATTTCTGAGGCATTCAGCGTCTGGCTTGTACCGGGAGGCGTTATTATGCTGGTCGTATTTCTCTTAGGCCGCCATGACATTTTTCATTGGACGCAGGAGGGCGTTATGACCAAAGGAGCGGCTAATTACGACCCCATCATCGCCGCCAAGGGCGGCTTTCTCAGCGGGCCATTCTACATCTTCCGAATGGTGTCGTACCTGACAATCTGGGCAGCCTTCTCTTGGAAGCTACGCAAGCTTTCTCTGGAAGAAGACTTGCACGGCGGCACCCGGTATTTTCATACTAGCGTGACCATGTCCGCAGGCTTTCTGGTGCTTTATGCCGTCACGTCTTCCATGTCTGGTTGGGATTGGGTGATGTCGGTCGATGTACATTGGTTCAGTACCTTGTTCGGCTGGTATGTTTTTTCCTCGTGGTGGGTATCCGGAATTGCCGGCATCACGCTGACAGCTATTTTTCTTAAGCAAAATGGCTATTTGCGAATGCTCAACGCCAACCACTTACACGATTTGGGTAAGTTGATATTTGGCTTCAGTATTTTCTGGACCTACCTGTGGTTTTCGCAGTTCATGCTGATCTGGTATGCCAACCTACCCGAAGAAGCGGTTTATTTCAATCAGCGTCTTGGCGGTTTCAATGGTCAATACACGGGTCTGTTTTTCCTTAACATAGTCATCAATTTTGTCTTCCCCTTTTTGGCGTTGATGACTCGCGATGCTAAACGGCAAATGATCATTCTTAAAATCGTCTGTATTGCCATTCTCGTTGGGCACTGGATAGATTTCTATTTGATGCTAATGCCGGGCACTATGAGGGGCGAAAATGGGTTCTTGATAGAGATAGGTGTAGCAGCAATATTTTTAGGCGCATTCCTTTTGCTGATGACCCGTCGACTGGCAGGAGCTTTGTTGATTCCAGTCAACCATCCTTTTGTTGAGGAAAGTGTTCACCACACTACTTAG
- a CDS encoding c-type cytochrome, which translates to MYESIPYEPLRQTGYNTINAFGINERTPATGTVARGKLSYYDHIPKDSVGIAERTLRNPFAYTKANLEEGKLLYSRYCQHCHGEQGNGQGPVGLKFKGVPNYAAAGYYSKMNDGHIYHVIQWGRNRMMPHGSQVIPEERWKIAMYVRALELGKGPDGLTEMIAKGPKSSASDTTVTTAAASTTPASKADLSTGSETPGQGNTKGQNGSAK; encoded by the coding sequence ATGTACGAGTCCATTCCGTATGAGCCATTGCGCCAGACGGGTTATAACACCATTAATGCTTTCGGCATTAATGAGCGGACTCCTGCCACTGGCACCGTAGCTCGCGGCAAATTGAGCTACTACGACCACATCCCTAAGGATAGCGTTGGCATTGCTGAGCGTACGCTTCGCAATCCTTTCGCTTACACTAAAGCGAATCTGGAAGAAGGCAAGCTACTGTATTCACGTTACTGCCAGCATTGCCATGGCGAACAAGGCAATGGTCAGGGCCCGGTTGGACTTAAGTTCAAGGGCGTTCCAAACTATGCTGCTGCTGGCTACTATTCCAAAATGAACGATGGTCACATATACCACGTCATTCAATGGGGTCGCAACCGCATGATGCCTCATGGCTCGCAGGTCATCCCAGAGGAACGCTGGAAAATAGCCATGTACGTCAGGGCACTGGAGTTAGGCAAGGGCCCCGACGGACTCACTGAGATGATCGCTAAGGGCCCCAAGTCTTCGGCCAGTGATACAACTGTTACTACCGCAGCGGCAAGTACAACCCCTGCGAGTAAAGCCGATTTAAGTACTGGTTCCGAGACGCCCGGTCAGGGTAACACCAAAGGCCAGAATGGCTCCGCTAAATAA
- a CDS encoding DUF3341 domain-containing protein has protein sequence MTKRFALGVFEDEDVLLHAIDNVRGAGVKIYDVFSPYPVHGIDDALGIERSRLPIAAFFYGMCGLAFSLWLQIYTLGFDWPMIIGGKPQIALPAFIPVAFELTVFFTCHGMVITFYTITGLYPRFKTPVMDVRSTDDKFVMAIELDENNSSLPKLTQLLRENGASEVNQKEMTKK, from the coding sequence ATGACTAAGCGTTTCGCTCTGGGCGTCTTTGAAGACGAGGACGTGCTCCTGCACGCTATTGACAATGTGCGTGGCGCAGGGGTCAAGATTTACGATGTGTTTTCCCCATATCCAGTGCATGGTATTGACGACGCATTGGGAATTGAGCGCTCACGTTTACCCATTGCTGCTTTCTTCTACGGCATGTGCGGGTTGGCTTTTTCACTCTGGCTCCAAATCTATACGCTGGGTTTCGATTGGCCCATGATTATTGGTGGCAAGCCGCAAATTGCATTGCCCGCATTCATACCCGTCGCTTTTGAGTTGACGGTATTCTTCACCTGCCACGGGATGGTGATAACCTTTTATACCATCACTGGGCTGTACCCACGCTTCAAAACTCCGGTGATGGACGTGCGCTCGACTGATGATAAATTCGTAATGGCCATTGAATTAGACGAGAACAATTCATCACTGCCAAAGCTGACTCAGTTGTTGCGTGAAAACGGCGCATCGGAAGTCAACCAGAAAGAAATGACCAAGAAATAA